In Herpetosiphonaceae bacterium, the following are encoded in one genomic region:
- the tssG gene encoding type VI secretion system baseplate subunit TssG produces MATAGWWSDSAVAEALHAEGPRFDFYQAVRLLELLHPATTPVGDGIRPDREAVRFQSTVAQAFTGTDIAAVEPAADEHDQALMRVNFLGLAGALGPLPAPYTRLLLTRLDDGDPATRDFLDIFNHRLISLMYRVRKNHRAGFGGEAPGDDRVAGYLFALLGLGTDGLRDRQAIPDVALLRYAGLFAQQPRSAAGLACLLRDYFKVGVEVGQFCGRWVRLDEDQWTAIGESGRNQALGRGALLGQRIYDVQGRLELRLGPLDLREYLDFLPIGHGFRSLSALARFYLQETLDFDVRLTLRSADVPRFRLGSAEGARLGWTTFLTTQPAQTAPELRLCTIG; encoded by the coding sequence ATGGCAACCGCTGGCTGGTGGTCAGATAGTGCTGTAGCAGAGGCGCTCCACGCCGAGGGGCCGCGCTTCGATTTTTACCAGGCGGTCAGGCTGCTGGAGCTGCTGCATCCGGCGACGACGCCGGTCGGCGACGGCATCAGGCCGGATCGCGAGGCGGTGCGCTTTCAATCGACGGTGGCGCAGGCGTTTACCGGCACCGACATTGCGGCGGTGGAGCCTGCCGCCGACGAGCACGACCAGGCGCTGATGCGGGTCAACTTCCTTGGCCTGGCGGGCGCGCTGGGACCATTGCCCGCGCCATACACCCGGCTGCTGCTGACGCGGCTTGACGACGGCGATCCGGCTACGCGCGATTTTCTGGACATCTTCAATCACCGGCTGATCTCGCTGATGTACCGGGTGCGCAAGAACCATCGCGCGGGCTTTGGCGGGGAGGCGCCGGGCGACGATCGCGTGGCCGGGTATCTCTTCGCGCTGCTTGGCCTGGGGACGGATGGCCTGCGCGACCGACAGGCGATCCCGGATGTTGCGCTGCTGCGCTATGCCGGGCTGTTCGCGCAGCAGCCCCGCTCGGCGGCGGGCCTCGCATGTCTGCTGCGCGATTACTTCAAGGTTGGCGTCGAGGTCGGCCAGTTTTGCGGTCGCTGGGTGCGGCTCGACGAGGATCAGTGGACGGCGATCGGCGAGAGCGGGCGCAACCAGGCGCTTGGGCGCGGCGCGCTGCTCGGTCAGCGGATCTACGACGTGCAGGGCAGGCTGGAGCTACGGCTCGGCCCGCTCGATCTGCGGGAATATCTGGATTTTCTGCCGATCGGCCACGGCTTTCGCTCGCTGTCCGCCCTGGCCCGCTTCTACCTTCAGGAGACGCTCGATTTCGATGTGCGGCTGACGCTCCGATCCGCCGACGTTCCCAGGTTTCGCCTTGGCAGCGCCGAGGGGGCGCGGCTCGGCTGGACGACGTTTCTCACGACGCAGCCAGCACAGACCGCTCCGGAGCTTCGGCTGTGCACCATCGGCTGA
- the tssE gene encoding type VI secretion system baseplate subunit TssE has translation MQDHDRHARMVAPLFDRLRSTKSAAEPQPLATLSRRELHESICRELSGLLNVRSPLTADRYCEQPLTVLDYGIPDLTALSPQHSDDAKRLCRLITRAITAFEPRLTGVQTSLTVLDGRAGLLLTCTAALVNDSEPLHLTVLIPGPGGADQLVSVDLPPEA, from the coding sequence ATGCAGGATCACGATCGGCATGCGCGGATGGTCGCGCCACTCTTTGATCGGCTGCGATCGACGAAATCGGCGGCAGAGCCCCAGCCGCTGGCAACGTTGAGTCGGCGCGAGCTCCACGAGTCGATCTGTCGGGAGCTCAGCGGGCTGCTGAATGTACGCAGCCCGCTGACCGCCGACCGCTACTGTGAGCAGCCGCTCACGGTGCTTGACTACGGTATCCCGGATCTCACGGCGCTGTCGCCCCAGCACAGCGACGATGCCAAACGGCTGTGTCGGCTGATCACCCGCGCGATCACGGCCTTTGAGCCCCGCCTGACGGGCGTGCAAACCAGCCTGACCGTGCTTGATGGTCGGGCCGGGCTGCTGCTGACCTGCACGGCGGCGCTGGTCAACGATTCGGAGCCACTGCATCTGACGGTGTTGATTCCGGGACCCGGCGGCGCGGATCAGCTCGTGAGCGTCGATCTGCCGCCGGAGGCGTGA
- the tssF gene encoding type VI secretion system baseplate subunit TssF: protein MSGHREDNLLKYYLRELAYLRAMGAQFAEQHPAVAGRLDLGEHQGSDPHVERLLESFALLTGRIQHQIDSEFPEIPSALLEVLYPQLQAPIPSMSIAQFEVEPSQGQLTTGFTIAPQTPLFATTHDGQTCWFRTCYPLTLWPLEVIDAALSLAAPGGPALRLRLAAGPGVDLAALSLDRLRFHLRGNQQLVAGLCDLLFGYADAVYLVPASDRTMPVDDRYLSASSRLPSGALRPVGFGADEAVLPYPGHAHPAYRLLQEYFAFPKKFHFFEIGGIDLTTLSIAPGTSPTVFDLVITCRNETRAELAGLEQVRDLVRAETFSLGCTPVINLFPQTLEPVRLDHTRTEYPLIPDVQRQSTIEVHSIERVVAVSERGTEMKTLAPLYGLDHTMQRRNQKAFWHARRLPYRHQGLPGTEMTLAFTDLMFNPQAPAAQTVYVHALCTNRSLAEHLLPGTRLQFEQAAPLRRITCLDRPTPPITPPLRGATLWRLVSQLSLNHLSLIDPVQFSVPRHHRADLNTRQFSPELRAIFQDHGLRLSPNVLVSDQATGETETARIWTIQDQAHGKTYLIVDEAQQLAVTTNAGALHALREILKLYSVADDPVRHRQIQGIVDLACRRVMQRVGTDGWGGFGRGIEITLTFDQTLYQHESALLLAAVLNHFFSLYVGANLFTRLVARRKDSKGIWKRWQPLAGGQIVL from the coding sequence ATGAGCGGGCATCGCGAGGATAACCTGCTGAAGTACTACCTGCGGGAGCTGGCCTACCTGCGGGCGATGGGCGCTCAGTTTGCCGAGCAGCATCCGGCGGTCGCGGGACGGCTGGACCTGGGCGAGCACCAGGGCAGCGATCCGCACGTGGAGCGGCTGCTGGAGTCGTTCGCGCTGCTGACCGGGCGGATCCAGCACCAGATCGACAGCGAGTTTCCGGAAATTCCCTCGGCGCTGCTGGAGGTGCTGTATCCGCAGCTCCAGGCGCCGATCCCATCGATGTCGATCGCGCAGTTCGAGGTCGAGCCGAGCCAGGGCCAGCTCACGACGGGCTTTACGATTGCGCCGCAGACGCCGCTCTTCGCCACGACCCACGACGGCCAGACCTGCTGGTTTCGGACGTGCTACCCGCTGACGCTGTGGCCGCTGGAAGTGATCGACGCCGCGCTGAGCCTGGCGGCTCCCGGCGGGCCGGCGCTGCGGCTGCGGCTCGCAGCGGGGCCGGGCGTCGACCTGGCGGCGCTGTCGCTGGACCGGCTGCGCTTCCATCTGCGCGGCAATCAGCAGCTAGTTGCCGGGCTGTGCGATCTGCTGTTTGGCTACGCCGACGCCGTGTATCTGGTGCCCGCGAGCGACCGGACAATGCCCGTGGACGATCGGTATCTGAGCGCGTCGTCGCGGCTGCCGTCCGGCGCGCTCAGGCCGGTTGGCTTTGGAGCCGACGAGGCGGTGCTGCCCTATCCCGGCCACGCGCATCCGGCCTACCGTCTGCTTCAGGAGTATTTCGCGTTTCCCAAGAAGTTCCATTTCTTCGAGATCGGCGGCATCGATCTGACCACGCTCAGCATTGCTCCGGGCACGTCGCCGACCGTGTTCGACCTGGTGATCACCTGCCGGAACGAGACGCGCGCCGAGCTGGCCGGTCTTGAGCAGGTGCGCGATCTCGTGCGGGCCGAGACGTTTAGCCTGGGCTGCACGCCAGTGATCAATCTCTTTCCCCAGACATTGGAGCCGGTGCGCCTGGATCATACCCGGACCGAATACCCGCTGATCCCGGATGTGCAGCGCCAGAGCACGATCGAGGTTCACTCGATCGAGCGGGTCGTCGCCGTCTCGGAGCGCGGCACCGAGATGAAGACACTCGCGCCGCTTTATGGGCTGGACCACACGATGCAGCGGCGGAATCAAAAGGCGTTCTGGCATGCCCGGCGGCTGCCGTACCGGCACCAGGGTCTGCCCGGCACGGAGATGACGCTGGCCTTCACGGATCTGATGTTCAATCCGCAGGCGCCCGCCGCGCAGACGGTCTATGTCCACGCGCTCTGTACGAACCGCAGCCTGGCGGAGCACCTGCTGCCCGGCACGCGGCTTCAGTTCGAGCAGGCCGCTCCCCTGCGGCGGATCACCTGCCTTGACCGGCCCACGCCGCCGATCACGCCGCCGCTGCGCGGCGCGACGCTGTGGCGCCTGGTTTCGCAGCTGTCGCTCAATCATCTATCGCTGATCGATCCGGTCCAGTTCAGCGTGCCCAGGCATCATCGCGCCGATCTGAATACCCGGCAGTTTTCGCCGGAGCTGCGGGCGATCTTTCAGGATCATGGCCTGCGGCTGTCGCCCAACGTCCTGGTGAGCGATCAGGCCACTGGTGAGACGGAGACGGCCCGGATCTGGACGATCCAGGATCAGGCGCATGGCAAGACCTACCTGATCGTCGACGAGGCGCAGCAGCTTGCGGTGACGACGAATGCCGGGGCGCTGCACGCGCTCCGCGAGATCCTGAAGCTCTACAGCGTCGCCGACGATCCGGTCAGGCACCGGCAGATCCAGGGTATCGTCGATCTAGCCTGCCGCCGGGTAATGCAGCGGGTCGGCACCGACGGCTGGGGTGGCTTCGGGCGCGGCATCGAGATCACGCTGACCTTCGATCAGACGCTGTACCAGCACGAGAGCGCGCTGCTGCTGGCAGCCGTGCTCAATCACTTCTTCTCGCTGTATGTCGGGGCGAATCTGTTTACCCGGCTGGTGGCGCGGCGCAAGGATAGCAAGGGGATCTGGAAACGATGGCAACCGCTGGCTGGTGGTCAGATAGTGCTGTAG
- the tssI gene encoding type VI secretion system tip protein TssI/VgrG, with protein MSYTQANSYLSVTTPLGKDTLLLRTMHGAETISGLFHYTLEMISEDKNLSFDTIVGKSATVSIGMANDSTRYINGIVGRFYQAGSDGLFTTYYADLYPWLWLLTLTSDCRIFQAKSAPEIITAVFDELGLSDYKKSLSKTYAAREYCVQYQETAFQFVSRLMEDEGISYFFEHADGSHTLVLADDADAYAGCPGLSGAVRYQSSLSGATEADAITRCTFERQVTPVKYAVDDFNFETPTNDLLSSQQSGSGKLALYEYPAGFSSKDAGSTKAKLRLGSQQVPKTLLRGQGFSPALTSGHTFTLVGHDRDEVNAEYVVWRVSHSATAESYTNSFEAFPSSVPFYPLHQTPRPVIPGTQTAIVVGPSGEEILTDSYGRVKVQFHWDRLGKNDENSSCWIRVAQGWSGKSWGTIFIPRIGQEVVVSFLNGDPDRPLITGCVYNAEQTVPYALPGAQTKSTIKSNTTKGGGGSNEIRFDDQKDAEELYMHAQKDLNITVENNRATTLVEGSDTLTVEKGNRTVAVKTGNETHSVKGTRGLTITGDETHTNEANFTQKVTGSFTLKVDGDLTIDVTGSVTIKAGQSLTNQAGQNLSNKADMNLSNQAGQNLTNKAGMSLTNEASVGLTNKGGATHTVESGGILTVKGALVKMN; from the coding sequence ATGTCCTATACGCAAGCCAACTCGTATCTTTCGGTGACAACGCCGCTTGGCAAGGATACGCTGCTGCTCAGGACGATGCACGGCGCGGAGACGATCTCTGGCCTGTTTCACTACACGCTGGAGATGATCTCCGAGGACAAAAACCTGAGCTTCGATACGATCGTGGGCAAGAGCGCGACGGTCAGCATCGGCATGGCGAACGACAGCACGCGCTATATCAACGGCATTGTCGGTCGTTTCTACCAGGCCGGGAGTGACGGACTGTTCACCACCTACTACGCCGATCTGTATCCCTGGCTGTGGCTGCTGACGCTCACCTCCGACTGTCGGATCTTTCAGGCCAAGAGCGCGCCGGAGATCATCACCGCCGTGTTTGACGAGCTGGGCTTGAGCGACTACAAAAAATCGCTGTCGAAAACCTACGCCGCCCGCGAGTACTGCGTGCAGTATCAGGAGACGGCCTTTCAGTTCGTGTCGCGGCTGATGGAGGACGAGGGCATCTCCTACTTCTTTGAGCATGCCGACGGCAGCCACACGCTCGTGCTGGCCGACGACGCCGATGCCTACGCGGGCTGTCCCGGCCTGAGCGGCGCGGTGCGCTACCAGTCGTCGCTGAGCGGCGCGACGGAGGCCGACGCGATCACGCGCTGCACGTTCGAGCGGCAGGTCACGCCCGTCAAGTATGCCGTGGATGACTTCAACTTTGAAACGCCCACCAATGATCTGCTGTCGAGCCAGCAGAGCGGCAGCGGCAAGCTGGCCCTCTACGAGTATCCTGCCGGGTTCAGCAGCAAAGATGCCGGGAGCACCAAGGCGAAGCTGCGCCTGGGCAGCCAGCAGGTTCCCAAAACCCTGCTGCGCGGCCAGGGCTTCAGCCCGGCGCTCACGTCCGGCCATACCTTTACGCTGGTCGGCCACGATCGGGATGAGGTCAACGCCGAGTATGTCGTCTGGCGCGTCTCGCACAGCGCGACCGCCGAGAGCTACACCAACAGCTTCGAGGCGTTTCCATCGAGCGTGCCGTTCTACCCGCTGCACCAGACGCCCAGGCCGGTGATCCCCGGCACGCAGACCGCGATCGTCGTCGGGCCGTCGGGCGAGGAGATCTTGACCGATAGCTATGGCCGCGTCAAAGTGCAGTTCCACTGGGACCGGCTGGGCAAGAACGACGAGAACAGCTCCTGCTGGATCCGTGTCGCGCAGGGCTGGTCGGGCAAAAGCTGGGGCACGATCTTTATTCCGCGCATCGGCCAGGAGGTGGTGGTCAGCTTCCTCAACGGCGATCCCGACCGTCCGCTGATCACCGGCTGCGTGTATAACGCCGAGCAGACCGTGCCGTACGCGCTGCCGGGCGCGCAGACCAAAAGCACGATCAAAAGCAACACCACCAAAGGCGGCGGCGGCTCTAACGAGATTCGCTTCGACGACCAGAAAGACGCCGAGGAGCTGTACATGCACGCCCAGAAGGACCTGAACATCACGGTCGAGAACAATCGCGCCACGACGCTGGTCGAGGGCAGCGATACCTTGACCGTGGAAAAAGGCAATCGGACGGTTGCGGTCAAGACCGGCAACGAAACCCACAGCGTGAAGGGCACGCGCGGCCTGACGATCACCGGCGACGAGACGCACACCAACGAGGCCAATTTTACGCAGAAGGTCACGGGCAGCTTCACGCTCAAGGTCGACGGCGATCTCACGATCGATGTGACCGGCTCGGTGACGATCAAGGCCGGACAATCGCTGACCAACCAGGCCGGGCAAAACCTGAGCAACAAAGCCGATATGAACCTGAGCAATCAGGCCGGGCAAAACCTGACCAACAAGGCGGGTATGTCGCTGACTAACGAGGCCAGCGTGGGCTTGACCAATAAAGGCGGCGCGACGCATACCGTCGAGAGCGGCGGCATTCTCACCGTCAAAGGCGCGCTCGTCAAGATGAACTAA
- a CDS encoding toxin-antitoxin system YwqK family antitoxin, with product MPDATIQVGRDTSQPSGDQPDGVVRSYDAQRRLLRSTIYRDGRIDGWDLRFDPPGEPLFALALDFQAALDAGDIRRLQPAFRQHGHALADDALIVVDLADREWRIVQNERMLSVLRADHGLTIYPGRVAWRAIVADGRLIETAHYRAGWLDGVVTNYGPLGPALLRIDLSVCAALDAGEVGALARLLPQHGHLLASDAIVTTVLEGDEWFMAQAGQSYTIQRSADQLVLFRGRVISQSSYRRGKLDGTTALYDEQGMLAQQIGYRDGLLHGPMTLYAAGVKQTLVTFQHGKKHGPMIAYDKQGRPSMISHYHEDVLDGELRLYKAGSLQAVATYRGGVQHGPTIAYHASGRESLVEEYADGVLDSESVLYSETGQVVKTAQYRQGKLEGAVIEYYPSGAVRTHATYHDDQLDGIVYLYDDQGRLKEKTHYRNGEPVGKPERRSWRQTLTQR from the coding sequence ATGCCAGACGCAACCATCCAGGTCGGACGCGACACGAGCCAGCCCAGCGGCGACCAGCCCGACGGGGTGGTGCGCAGCTACGACGCGCAGCGTCGGCTGCTGCGCAGCACGATCTATCGCGATGGCCGGATCGACGGCTGGGATCTGCGCTTTGATCCTCCCGGCGAGCCGCTGTTTGCTCTTGCGCTGGACTTCCAGGCCGCGCTCGACGCGGGCGACATCAGGCGGCTACAGCCCGCATTTCGGCAGCACGGTCATGCGCTGGCCGACGATGCGCTGATCGTGGTGGATCTGGCCGACCGCGAGTGGCGGATCGTCCAGAACGAGCGGATGCTGAGCGTGCTGCGCGCCGACCACGGGCTCACGATCTATCCGGGCCGCGTCGCGTGGCGCGCGATCGTTGCCGATGGTCGGCTGATCGAAACGGCACACTACCGGGCGGGATGGCTCGATGGCGTCGTGACGAACTACGGCCCGCTCGGCCCCGCGCTGCTGCGCATCGATCTGTCTGTCTGCGCCGCGCTCGACGCCGGGGAGGTTGGCGCGCTGGCGCGGCTGCTGCCGCAGCACGGCCATCTGCTGGCCTCGGACGCGATCGTGACCACGGTGCTGGAGGGTGATGAGTGGTTTATGGCGCAGGCCGGTCAGAGCTACACGATTCAACGCAGCGCGGATCAGCTCGTGCTGTTTCGCGGTCGCGTGATCAGCCAGAGCAGCTATCGGCGCGGGAAGCTGGACGGCACGACCGCGCTGTATGACGAGCAGGGCATGCTGGCGCAGCAGATCGGCTACCGCGACGGCCTGCTTCACGGCCCGATGACGCTCTATGCCGCTGGCGTGAAACAAACGCTGGTCACGTTTCAGCACGGCAAGAAGCACGGCCCGATGATCGCCTATGACAAGCAGGGCCGCCCCAGCATGATCAGCCACTACCACGAGGATGTGCTTGACGGCGAGCTGCGCCTCTACAAGGCGGGCAGCCTCCAGGCCGTCGCCACCTATCGCGGCGGCGTCCAGCATGGGCCGACGATTGCCTATCATGCCAGTGGCCGGGAAAGTCTGGTGGAGGAGTATGCCGATGGCGTGCTCGACTCCGAGAGCGTGCTCTATAGCGAGACGGGCCAGGTGGTGAAAACAGCGCAGTACCGACAGGGCAAGCTCGAGGGAGCGGTGATCGAGTATTATCCTTCCGGCGCTGTTCGTACCCACGCGACCTACCACGACGATCAGCTGGACGGCATCGTCTATCTGTACGATGATCAGGGCCGCCTGAAAGAAAAGACCCACTATCGGAACGGCGAGCCGGTCGGCAAGCCCGAACGCCGCTCCTGGCGGCAGACACTCACGCAAAGGTAA
- the tssC gene encoding type VI secretion system contractile sheath large subunit produces the protein MSTLTVERRPDLTALLARDPSQKEYAAELITEFHRLHEKMHGRQAVKLLFSIDDSDTFSVKEVVEHLKPFYPVPDTLSQEFNKAGFPLPRDRMVSMERSRYGTSWKIAALLPHDREQAYTSGTIAAVTPTSITFAPDARLAAMTLPGWTAIITGGPGKGLTGTIASYDPQTHTATMEADWEPLPAPGSRFAIDTDAPVEGTVAQIGQKDGVATITLNPADEALLDASQLAGRRVQIVAGPGTGLLGTIASYDAATKTATMAADWQPLPTAESTFIVTRLTSYTLKQAERRLDVYGESDDPALLIQYRIAQIDDLISRQLSLIMHHPEFQRLEASWRGLHDLVHKTETGTRLKLRVLNTTRQELQDDLDNAVEFDQSALFKKVYEEEYGLFGGSPYSALLADYEFGRLPRDVSMLQKLSNVAAAAHAPLITAASPGLFDLQSFRDLDKPRDLAKIFESAELIKWRSFRDSEDSRYVALVLPHTMMRLPYGPSTIPVHEFHFVEDASRPEYFLWGNAAWSLAQRMTAAFARYGWTAAIRGYEGGGMVGGLPIYTFKSDDGDIAVQIPTEVAITDRREKELSDLGFIALCYRKGTDSATFFGGQTANRPKVYVQDDATANARLSAQLPYIMATSRFAHYIKVIMRDKIGSFLTQGNVATLLNNWIAQYVMLNDDAGQELKALYPLREARVDVTADPARPGCYRAVVFLRPHFQLEELTVSLRLVATLPPPAAG, from the coding sequence ATGAGCACTCTCACCGTGGAGCGACGCCCCGATCTGACCGCGCTCCTCGCACGCGATCCGTCCCAGAAAGAGTATGCAGCGGAGCTGATCACCGAATTTCACCGCCTGCACGAAAAGATGCACGGTCGTCAGGCGGTCAAGCTGCTGTTTAGCATCGACGACTCCGATACCTTTAGCGTCAAGGAAGTCGTCGAGCATCTGAAGCCGTTTTATCCCGTGCCGGATACGCTCTCGCAGGAGTTTAACAAGGCCGGATTTCCGCTGCCGCGCGACCGGATGGTGTCGATGGAGCGCAGCCGCTACGGGACGAGCTGGAAGATCGCGGCGCTGCTGCCCCACGATCGGGAGCAGGCCTACACCAGCGGCACGATCGCGGCGGTCACGCCCACCAGCATCACCTTCGCGCCCGATGCGCGGCTGGCGGCGATGACGCTGCCGGGATGGACCGCGATCATCACGGGCGGTCCCGGCAAGGGCCTGACGGGAACGATCGCGAGCTATGATCCGCAGACCCATACCGCCACGATGGAGGCCGACTGGGAGCCGCTGCCCGCGCCCGGCTCGCGGTTTGCGATCGATACCGACGCGCCGGTCGAGGGCACGGTGGCCCAGATCGGCCAGAAGGATGGCGTCGCGACGATCACGCTGAATCCGGCGGACGAGGCGCTTCTGGACGCGAGCCAGCTTGCCGGTCGGCGCGTCCAGATCGTCGCGGGGCCGGGGACGGGCCTGCTCGGCACGATCGCCAGCTATGATGCCGCGACCAAAACGGCGACGATGGCCGCCGACTGGCAGCCGCTGCCTACCGCCGAATCGACCTTTATCGTCACCAGGCTGACGAGCTACACACTCAAGCAGGCCGAGCGCCGCCTGGACGTGTACGGCGAGAGCGACGATCCCGCGCTGCTGATTCAGTATCGCATCGCCCAGATCGACGATCTGATCAGCCGCCAGCTCAGCCTGATCATGCATCACCCGGAGTTTCAACGGCTGGAGGCCTCGTGGCGCGGCCTGCACGATCTGGTCCATAAGACCGAGACGGGCACCCGCCTGAAGCTGCGCGTGCTCAACACGACCCGCCAGGAGCTACAGGACGATCTGGACAACGCGGTCGAGTTCGATCAGAGCGCGCTGTTCAAAAAGGTCTATGAGGAAGAGTACGGCCTCTTCGGCGGCTCGCCCTACAGCGCGCTGCTGGCCGACTATGAGTTTGGCCGCCTGCCCCGCGATGTCAGCATGCTCCAAAAATTGTCGAATGTGGCCGCCGCAGCGCACGCGCCGCTGATCACCGCCGCGTCGCCTGGCCTCTTCGATCTGCAAAGCTTCCGCGATCTGGATAAGCCCCGCGATCTGGCGAAGATCTTTGAGAGCGCCGAGCTGATCAAGTGGCGCTCCTTCCGCGACAGCGAGGATTCGCGCTATGTCGCGCTGGTGCTGCCCCACACGATGATGCGCCTGCCCTACGGCCCCAGCACGATCCCGGTGCATGAGTTCCATTTCGTGGAAGATGCGTCCCGGCCCGAATACTTCTTGTGGGGCAACGCGGCCTGGTCGCTGGCGCAGCGCATGACGGCGGCGTTCGCCCGCTACGGCTGGACGGCGGCGATCCGTGGCTATGAGGGCGGCGGCATGGTCGGCGGCCTGCCGATCTATACCTTCAAGAGCGACGACGGCGATATTGCGGTGCAGATCCCGACCGAGGTGGCGATCACCGACCGCCGCGAGAAAGAGCTGAGCGATCTTGGCTTTATCGCGCTCTGCTACCGCAAGGGCACCGACTCGGCGACCTTCTTCGGCGGCCAGACGGCCAACCGGCCCAAGGTCTATGTGCAGGACGACGCCACGGCCAACGCTCGGCTCTCCGCGCAGTTGCCGTATATCATGGCGACCTCGCGGTTCGCGCACTACATCAAGGTGATCATGCGCGATAAGATCGGCAGCTTCCTCACGCAGGGCAACGTCGCGACGCTGCTCAACAACTGGATTGCCCAGTATGTGATGCTGAACGACGATGCCGGACAAGAGCTGAAGGCGCTCTATCCCCTGCGGGAGGCCCGCGTCGATGTCACCGCCGATCCCGCCCGTCCCGGCTGCTACCGCGCCGTTGTCTTCCTCCGCCCGCACTTCCAGCTCGAAGAGCTCACCGTTTCGCTGCGCCTGGTCGCGACGCTGCCGCCTCCGGCTGCGGGCTAG
- a CDS encoding DUF4280 domain-containing protein, translated as MGMQVCMGATLQCSFGIAPSSLVVLPQNAVLTTTPAANILDNKPFVNVVPFGMCQSMANPAVAAATAAAMGALTPMPCTPMLSAPWIPGAPTVLLGSLPTLDSNSKLICSFGGVIQVVNPGQVTVQLG; from the coding sequence ATGGGAATGCAGGTGTGTATGGGCGCGACGCTGCAATGTAGCTTCGGCATCGCGCCAAGCTCGCTGGTGGTGCTGCCGCAGAACGCGGTGCTGACGACGACACCGGCGGCGAATATTCTGGACAATAAGCCGTTCGTCAACGTGGTGCCGTTCGGTATGTGCCAGTCGATGGCGAATCCGGCGGTCGCAGCGGCCACCGCCGCGGCGATGGGCGCGCTCACGCCGATGCCCTGCACGCCAATGCTCAGCGCGCCGTGGATCCCTGGTGCTCCCACGGTGTTGCTCGGCAGCCTGCCCACGCTCGACAGCAACTCGAAGCTGATCTGCTCATTTGGCGGCGTGATCCAGGTGGTGAATCCCGGCCAGGTCACGGTTCAGCTCGGCTGA
- a CDS encoding type VI secretion system tube protein Hcp: MDYMLLKIQDSVKINGETNLSGFTNCIEITSFSHGVANPIQTSTSNTGRTIGRPQLSELTLNKVLDATTPHLNFHCAKGTNLGKTELHLVRQDGSSEGNSKNAFAYMVYEMTETMISSVAVGGGGGGTPMETISLNFSQITWTYKPQETKTGAKGNVTHSWDQAKNTGS, translated from the coding sequence ATGGACTATATGCTGTTGAAAATTCAGGACTCGGTAAAGATCAATGGAGAGACGAATCTTTCCGGCTTTACCAACTGTATCGAGATCACATCCTTCAGCCACGGCGTCGCCAACCCGATCCAGACATCGACCAGCAACACCGGGCGCACGATAGGCCGTCCGCAGTTGTCGGAGCTGACGCTGAACAAAGTGCTGGATGCGACGACGCCGCATTTGAACTTCCACTGCGCCAAAGGCACGAACCTCGGCAAAACCGAGCTGCATCTGGTGCGTCAGGATGGCTCGTCGGAGGGCAATAGCAAGAATGCCTTTGCCTACATGGTCTACGAGATGACCGAGACGATGATCTCGTCGGTTGCGGTCGGCGGCGGCGGCGGCGGCACGCCGATGGAGACGATCTCGCTGAATTTTAGCCAGATCACCTGGACGTATAAGCCCCAGGAAACCAAGACCGGCGCGAAGGGCAATGTCACCCACTCCTGGGATCAGGCGAAGAACACCGGGAGCTAG